A window of Pyrobaculum aerophilum str. IM2 contains these coding sequences:
- a CDS encoding 30S ribosomal protein S6e, which yields MPTFKLVLSDPMSGKARQFEIKDPLAQRFIGLKIGDELDGVILKDLIELPKGAKIRITGGSGIEGAPMHPGVPGPVKKYILADGPPGYWPPKKGMKKKKLVRGNTISDSIVQINAVIVYPKDYTGPPAIPLGAKELEKEKKAEEAPAQ from the coding sequence GTGCCAACCTTCAAGCTTGTGCTCTCAGACCCAATGTCGGGGAAGGCAAGGCAGTTTGAGATAAAAGACCCGCTGGCGCAGAGATTTATTGGCTTGAAAATAGGCGATGAATTAGACGGCGTTATTCTCAAAGACTTAATTGAATTGCCTAAGGGCGCGAAGATAAGAATTACCGGCGGGAGCGGCATTGAGGGCGCGCCCATGCACCCAGGCGTTCCCGGGCCCGTGAAAAAATACATATTGGCAGACGGTCCCCCTGGCTACTGGCCGCCCAAGAAGGGGATGAAAAAGAAAAAGCTCGTCCGGGGCAATACAATATCAGACTCCATTGTACAAATTAACGCCGTGATTGTATATCCAAAGGACTACACGGGTCCCCCCGCAATACCCCTGGGCGCGAAGGAGCTGGAAAAAGAGAAGAAGGCCGAGGAGGCTCCCGCGCAGTAG
- a CDS encoding Lrp/AsnC family transcriptional regulator, producing the protein MVEAFVFINTEIGAEDEVMEALVKMPEVKEAMIVYGPYDLVAKISTDTAENLRKLISEKIRKLPKIKSTTTLIIAKSIVK; encoded by the coding sequence ATGGTTGAGGCGTTTGTGTTCATAAACACAGAGATTGGCGCTGAGGATGAAGTCATGGAGGCTCTTGTTAAAATGCCGGAGGTTAAAGAGGCGATGATAGTCTACGGGCCGTACGATTTGGTGGCGAAAATATCAACCGACACCGCGGAGAATTTGAGAAAGCTTATTAGCGAAAAGATTAGAAAGCTTCCGAAGATTAAAAGCACGACTACTTTAATAATTGCCAAGTCTATTGTAAAATAA
- the infB gene encoding translation initiation factor IF-2, producing MSQVRSPFVVVMGHVDVGKTLLLDKIRGTSVAYREPGMITQHIGMSFVPWSAVEKFAGPLVDRLRLRGRIWIPGFLFIDTPGHAAFSNLRKRGGSVADLAILVVDITSGLEEQGVESLKLIQSRGVPFVIAANKLDRIYGWKSVENRPFLFAVEDQEWHAVATLEERIGKLIEELSRHGIDADRYDRVRDFSKQVPIVPTSAVTGEGIADLLLVLAGVSQRFIPRERLQVREGPAKGVVMEVKEERGLGVVADVILYDGTLRKGDVLVTASLEGPKEARVRMLIMPKPLEEMRDPEDKFMAVEEVKAAAGVRVVADGLEGVVAGSPLIAVWDPREIPNACNLVKEEISEIRIESDKEGVIVRADTFGTLESIVLFLRQQGVPVRKADVGPPTHKDVVEAVLSRRKNPIYGVILAFNVKTPPEVEKEAMSSGIKIIAGEILYRIFDEYIKWSQEVRTKTIEQILSQLTRPGKIQILPGFVFRRSDPAIVGVKVLAGTIKPGVTLVKDGREVGRIMQIQKTGRAINEAAAGDEVAISIHGDVIVGRQIKEGDILYVYVPDDQARQWLFQYRQYLREDELKALEEYLKSRRK from the coding sequence ATGTCCCAAGTCCGCTCGCCGTTCGTCGTAGTGATGGGACATGTGGACGTGGGGAAGACGCTTCTGTTAGACAAGATTAGGGGCACCTCCGTGGCTTACAGGGAGCCCGGGATGATTACTCAGCACATAGGCATGAGCTTTGTGCCGTGGAGCGCCGTGGAGAAATTCGCCGGGCCTCTAGTGGACAGGCTCAGGCTGAGGGGGAGAATATGGATTCCCGGCTTTTTGTTTATAGATACCCCCGGACACGCCGCCTTTTCTAACTTGCGGAAGAGGGGCGGCTCTGTGGCAGATTTGGCGATTCTGGTCGTCGACATAACCTCGGGGCTTGAGGAGCAGGGAGTTGAATCGTTAAAATTAATCCAGAGCAGGGGAGTGCCCTTTGTAATAGCGGCGAATAAGTTAGACAGAATATACGGCTGGAAGTCTGTGGAGAACAGGCCCTTCCTCTTCGCCGTGGAGGACCAAGAGTGGCACGCCGTGGCCACGCTGGAGGAGAGAATCGGCAAGTTAATAGAGGAGCTGTCCCGCCACGGGATAGACGCGGATAGGTACGACAGAGTGCGCGACTTCTCTAAACAAGTCCCCATAGTGCCAACCAGCGCCGTCACTGGGGAAGGCATCGCCGACCTCTTATTAGTCCTGGCAGGTGTGAGCCAGCGGTTTATACCGAGAGAGAGGCTACAAGTGCGAGAGGGGCCCGCCAAGGGGGTTGTGATGGAGGTAAAGGAAGAGAGAGGCCTCGGCGTTGTTGCGGACGTCATTCTTTACGACGGGACGCTGAGGAAGGGGGATGTATTAGTCACCGCAAGCCTTGAGGGGCCTAAGGAGGCCAGGGTGAGGATGTTAATTATGCCAAAGCCGCTGGAGGAGATGAGAGACCCAGAGGATAAATTCATGGCAGTAGAGGAGGTCAAGGCCGCCGCCGGCGTCCGCGTTGTGGCAGACGGATTAGAGGGCGTCGTGGCCGGGTCGCCTTTAATTGCAGTGTGGGACCCCCGGGAGATCCCCAACGCGTGCAACTTAGTAAAAGAGGAGATCTCAGAGATAAGAATTGAGTCTGACAAAGAGGGCGTTATAGTCAGGGCGGATACCTTCGGCACTCTTGAGAGCATAGTCCTTTTCTTGAGGCAACAGGGAGTGCCCGTGAGAAAAGCCGACGTAGGCCCGCCCACTCATAAAGACGTAGTAGAGGCGGTGTTGAGCAGGAGGAAAAACCCCATATACGGCGTCATATTGGCCTTCAACGTGAAAACGCCCCCAGAGGTCGAAAAAGAGGCTATGTCATCTGGCATTAAAATAATCGCGGGGGAGATACTATACCGCATATTTGACGAGTATATTAAATGGTCTCAAGAGGTGAGGACGAAGACAATTGAACAGATACTGTCCCAGCTGACGAGGCCGGGGAAAATTCAAATACTGCCGGGCTTTGTCTTCAGGCGCAGCGATCCGGCTATAGTGGGAGTTAAGGTACTCGCCGGGACTATAAAACCAGGAGTCACTCTGGTGAAAGACGGGAGAGAGGTGGGGAGGATAATGCAGATACAGAAAACCGGCAGAGCAATTAATGAGGCCGCGGCGGGAGACGAGGTAGCCATTTCGATCCATGGAGACGTAATCGTGGGCCGCCAGATAAAAGAAGGCGATATCCTTTATGTGTACGTTCCAGACGATCAAGCGCGTCAGTGGCTTTTCCAATACCGCCAGTACCTCCGCGAGGACGAACTAAAAGCCCTGGAGGAGTATTTAAAATCGAGGAGAAAATAA
- a CDS encoding PaREP1 family protein — protein sequence MELPPTLVEALRRGGLDVGHVVDALAKSLDPPSLAKAHAELAVRAFREGLSLVEKGDVVQACEKLYKAVEEAVKALAIAGDLEEAKEAAARGRWSVSLLDKAARRLGDRAWRAWTEGYFLHVNGFHEVRIDITDVKARLPIIQALIVEVEKMLRG from the coding sequence GTGGAACTACCGCCTACACTTGTCGAAGCGTTAAGGAGGGGAGGCCTAGACGTTGGCCACGTGGTCGACGCATTGGCGAAGAGCCTTGATCCGCCCAGTTTAGCCAAGGCCCACGCCGAGCTCGCCGTGAGGGCATTTAGGGAGGGCTTGTCGCTCGTGGAGAAAGGCGACGTGGTTCAAGCCTGCGAGAAGCTGTACAAGGCTGTGGAGGAGGCGGTAAAGGCCTTGGCCATTGCAGGCGATCTCGAAGAGGCAAAAGAGGCGGCAGCCAGGGGGAGGTGGTCAGTCAGCCTTCTCGACAAAGCCGCCAGGCGCCTCGGCGACAGGGCATGGAGGGCGTGGACAGAGGGCTACTTCCTTCACGTAAATGGGTTTCATGAAGTGAGAATAGACATAACTGACGTAAAGGCCCGTCTGCCGATTATACAAGCATTAATCGTTGAAGTTGAGAAAATGTTAAGGGGGTGA
- a CDS encoding chromatin protein Cren7, which translates to MAEEILNREYEVEYEGRKYFLRPVKAWVLQPPGKPGVVVALFKLPNGKSIRKVIMRLPP; encoded by the coding sequence GTGGCAGAGGAAATTCTAAACAGAGAGTACGAAGTGGAGTACGAGGGGAGGAAGTATTTTCTCAGACCTGTAAAGGCTTGGGTTTTACAGCCTCCCGGCAAGCCCGGCGTCGTCGTCGCCTTGTTTAAACTGCCTAACGGGAAATCTATAAGGAAGGTTATTATGAGACTACCCCCGTGA
- a CDS encoding CBS domain-containing protein yields MIGSFAKTSVVKAFPNTPIRDVAKLMAENKVGLVVLVDPADPERVVGVVSERDVVRAVAYDVDLNASVDIIATKSVITLDYGESVAKAAEVFRKYGIRHVVVTKGGKLYGVLSIRDLVREEAILKEIAEYYEWTFEPGMSA; encoded by the coding sequence ATGATTGGAAGTTTCGCCAAGACAAGCGTAGTCAAGGCCTTTCCCAATACCCCTATTAGAGACGTGGCGAAACTAATGGCGGAGAATAAAGTGGGCCTCGTGGTTTTAGTCGATCCCGCAGACCCTGAGAGAGTAGTGGGAGTGGTGTCTGAACGCGACGTGGTGAGGGCCGTGGCTTACGACGTTGATCTCAACGCCTCTGTAGATATCATAGCGACGAAGAGCGTTATAACTCTAGACTACGGCGAAAGCGTGGCTAAAGCCGCGGAGGTTTTTAGAAAATACGGCATACGCCACGTTGTGGTGACAAAGGGCGGGAAGCTCTACGGCGTCCTCTCTATAAGAGACTTGGTGCGAGAGGAGGCTATTTTAAAAGAAATAGCTGAGTATTATGAGTGGACCTTTGAACCGGGAATGTCGGCATGA
- a CDS encoding NAD(P)/FAD-dependent oxidoreductase, whose product MRPGVRVVGLGPAGSAFLKFYGRAHGVDRARRYFKACGEAVPVETPLVDMKYVVDRVRRYKFFYWQREVGEVAYAKPRWYVVNKAAWVDSMRVGAAGAGEAEVLVKAGGPYQSQGVKITVARAYVDGVRLEEETAYFIFPPESIGFYWIFPRGGVYNVGAGFIGVDNPVPLIHEFIKKWIGGGRVLEVRGAPLTVLPNVVLHDGEGFRIGEAAGLVYPLTGEGIRPGILSAKALAESLNAKNPLESYKRAVRQIVKQVEFQKRLLKTAERLLNKGSSILELVDDAVLRQYIEENLSAKTLFITLAKRPAAGVRLVAALVK is encoded by the coding sequence ATGAGGCCAGGCGTAAGAGTTGTGGGGCTCGGCCCCGCTGGATCCGCCTTTCTTAAATTCTACGGCAGAGCCCATGGCGTAGACAGGGCGAGGCGTTACTTTAAAGCGTGCGGCGAGGCTGTGCCGGTCGAGACGCCGTTAGTCGACATGAAGTATGTAGTGGACAGAGTGAGGAGGTACAAATTCTTCTACTGGCAGAGGGAGGTGGGGGAGGTGGCCTACGCCAAGCCGCGGTGGTACGTTGTAAATAAGGCGGCTTGGGTTGACTCCATGAGGGTTGGGGCGGCCGGAGCGGGGGAGGCCGAGGTGTTAGTTAAGGCCGGGGGTCCATACCAGAGCCAGGGGGTGAAAATCACCGTGGCGAGGGCCTACGTAGACGGGGTGAGGCTGGAGGAGGAGACCGCCTATTTTATCTTCCCGCCTGAGTCCATAGGTTTTTACTGGATCTTCCCCCGCGGAGGCGTATACAACGTAGGCGCCGGCTTTATTGGCGTCGACAACCCGGTGCCCCTAATACACGAGTTTATTAAAAAATGGATTGGGGGCGGGCGGGTGTTGGAGGTGAGGGGGGCGCCTTTAACTGTGTTGCCTAACGTCGTGCTACACGACGGGGAGGGGTTTAGAATAGGAGAGGCGGCCGGCCTTGTATATCCTCTAACCGGCGAGGGGATTCGGCCCGGGATACTCTCGGCTAAAGCCCTCGCGGAGTCTCTAAACGCGAAAAACCCCCTGGAGTCGTATAAAAGGGCCGTGAGGCAGATAGTTAAACAAGTGGAGTTTCAAAAGAGGCTGTTAAAAACCGCGGAGAGGCTGTTAAATAAGGGGAGTTCTATCCTCGAGCTAGTAGACGACGCCGTACTCCGCCAGTATATAGAGGAAAACCTCTCGGCGAAGACGTTGTTCATCACGCTGGCTAAGAGGCCTGCCGCCGGAGTGAGGCTTGTTGCGGCTCTTGTTAAATAA
- a CDS encoding haloacid dehalogenase, which yields MIEIKSLYEELRRYEQTKDEVVQLSIKVARLSKAVVYSAIRRDFAAAEKALKEMDDAVAKLKRLINEWPMFYNSATTGLQEYVEATALFYYLKEGRIPSKEELGVDVYVYLMGVAEIAGELGRAATEELLKKNVETAKRFKDTVEKLYLDLLAMEPRDYELRKKVDYVGSQANWLAEKLFYATTCKQGES from the coding sequence GTGATTGAAATTAAGAGTCTCTACGAAGAGCTGAGGAGGTATGAACAGACAAAAGACGAAGTCGTCCAGCTGTCTATAAAAGTAGCCCGGCTCTCTAAAGCCGTGGTGTATTCTGCAATTAGGAGGGACTTCGCAGCGGCGGAGAAGGCGCTTAAGGAAATGGACGATGCCGTGGCGAAGTTGAAGAGATTGATTAACGAGTGGCCTATGTTTTACAACAGCGCAACGACTGGCTTACAGGAATACGTAGAGGCCACAGCTCTTTTCTACTATTTAAAAGAGGGGAGGATACCCAGCAAGGAAGAGCTCGGGGTAGACGTGTATGTCTATTTAATGGGCGTGGCTGAAATCGCAGGGGAGCTGGGGAGGGCGGCTACTGAGGAGCTGTTAAAGAAAAACGTCGAAACGGCAAAGCGGTTTAAAGACACCGTGGAGAAGCTGTATCTAGACCTTTTAGCCATGGAGCCTAGGGATTACGAGCTGAGGAAAAAGGTAGATTACGTTGGGTCGCAGGCCAATTGGCTTGCGGAGAAGCTGTTCTACGCCACGACTTGCAAACAGGGGGAAAGTTAA